The genomic DNA AGCTCAACAGACGCAGAATTTCGGTGTAGAGCCAGACCAAGGTCACCGCAAGGCCAAGAGCCACGCCCCACGCCTGCTTTGCAGGTGCACCAGCGCGAATCATGCGGTCAGCCTGATCAAAGTCGGTCAGGAAGGACAATGCACCAAGCACGATGCACACAAGCGAGAAGATAATGGCAATCGGGCCGCCATCACGCAGCGGGTTGAAGTCAAAGAAAATCGCGCCCAAGAAGTTAACAAGTGCCATAACCGCGACACCGGCAACCAAACCAAAGAGAATCTTGGTGAACTTTGGGGTCACCTTCACTGCGCCAGTCTTGTACACAATCAGCATGCCAATGAATACGCCAATGGTGCCGATGATGGCCTGGCCAATGATGGCTGTGCCTCCCTCACCTTGGAAGTTCACGTTGGTGAACATCAGGGAGAAACCACCGACGAACAGGCCTTCAAACACGGCGTAAATCAGCGTCACTGCAGCGGAGCCCCACTTCTTGCCAAAAGAGGCTACAAGCACAGTGATGAACCCACCGATGCCACCAACCAAAGTCAAAGCCATGGCAATACCAGGGTTTACCGTTCCAAGGTAAAAGTTGATGACTGCGGCGACAATGATAATGCCGAGGGTAATTCCCGTTTTGGTGACTACATCATCAACCGTCATGGGGCGGGCGGAATCATCACCGTAACCAGAGCTCTGGCGGTTACTGCTTTCGGTCAGAGAACTCATTACCGGATTGCTTGAACGCACGGTTGTCCTTTCTAAGAGAGGTGCAGATTAACTTTCTCATTACGATCAACGAGATAGCCCAGCATTAAGTTCCACGATTTTTACTTTTG from Corynebacterium tuberculostearicum includes the following:
- a CDS encoding Bax inhibitor-1/YccA family protein, producing the protein MRSSNPVMSSLTESSNRQSSGYGDDSARPMTVDDVVTKTGITLGIIIVAAVINFYLGTVNPGIAMALTLVGGIGGFITVLVASFGKKWGSAAVTLIYAVFEGLFVGGFSLMFTNVNFQGEGGTAIIGQAIIGTIGVFIGMLIVYKTGAVKVTPKFTKILFGLVAGVAVMALVNFLGAIFFDFNPLRDGGPIAIIFSLVCIVLGALSFLTDFDQADRMIRAGAPAKQAWGVALGLAVTLVWLYTEILRLLSYFQRD